The Chryseobacterium sp. 52 genome includes a region encoding these proteins:
- a CDS encoding DNA repair protein RecN, translating into MLSRIYIKNFALIDTLEVSLNNGLQVITGETGAGKSIILGALRLILGERAEAKSVSKSEEKSIVETEFALNNQFKKFFIENDLDYEHQTIIRREILPSGKSRAFINDVPVTLDVLKELSSKLIDIHSQFETSNLFTSEYQFKIIDGLSENKKIIEDYQNEFSDFQSLKIQLKRLQTQLSENRKESDYKEFLLNELEELKLDDVDYEDLQNQLSVQENAEMISENLVQILSRFHQEEVGILSFFNEAKNKLSRISEVSNSFTELDERLETSFLELKDIISELENESERIEIDPANLAILVELNNKINALFLKHNVSDINELKELRDQLAGEQKGASELEDHIAEIEENISKKEKTLQSLAEKLSKNRKKSIPVFIKKAEGLLKKLGLEKAKVDIELQDTPDFNAFGNENIQLLFQANSGFPLKPIQTAISGGERSRVMLAVKKIIAESDELPTLILDEIDTGVSGKVAEEIGNLMREMSADMQLIVISHLAQVAAKGNNNYKVVKHDVSGKTQSTIIPLNDEEKLNEIAQLLSGSKITEAALAQAKELIG; encoded by the coding sequence ATGCTTTCGAGAATTTACATTAAAAATTTTGCCTTGATTGATACTCTTGAAGTATCATTGAATAACGGTCTGCAGGTAATTACCGGAGAGACCGGAGCGGGGAAATCTATTATTTTGGGGGCCTTAAGGCTCATTCTCGGAGAAAGAGCAGAAGCAAAATCTGTTTCTAAATCTGAAGAAAAAAGTATTGTAGAAACTGAGTTTGCCTTAAACAATCAGTTCAAAAAATTCTTTATTGAAAATGATCTGGACTATGAACACCAGACCATCATCAGACGAGAAATTCTTCCTTCGGGAAAATCCAGAGCGTTCATCAATGATGTGCCGGTAACCCTGGATGTGCTTAAAGAATTGTCTTCGAAATTAATTGATATTCATTCCCAGTTTGAAACCTCAAATCTTTTTACGTCAGAATATCAGTTTAAAATTATTGACGGACTTTCAGAAAATAAAAAGATTATTGAAGACTATCAGAATGAATTTTCTGACTTTCAGAGTTTGAAAATACAGCTTAAAAGACTTCAGACTCAGCTTTCTGAAAATAGAAAAGAAAGTGACTATAAAGAGTTTTTGCTGAACGAACTGGAGGAACTGAAATTGGATGATGTAGATTATGAAGATCTGCAGAATCAGCTTTCTGTGCAGGAGAATGCCGAAATGATCTCCGAAAACCTTGTACAGATCCTGTCACGATTCCATCAGGAAGAAGTGGGAATTCTTTCCTTCTTTAATGAAGCTAAAAATAAACTGTCCAGAATTTCTGAAGTCTCAAACAGTTTTACAGAACTTGACGAAAGGCTTGAAACTTCGTTTTTAGAACTGAAAGACATCATTTCCGAACTTGAAAATGAGTCGGAAAGGATAGAAATTGATCCTGCAAACCTGGCGATCCTTGTCGAACTGAATAATAAGATTAATGCCCTGTTTTTAAAGCATAATGTTTCTGATATCAATGAATTGAAAGAACTCAGAGATCAGCTGGCAGGCGAGCAGAAAGGCGCTTCAGAACTTGAAGATCATATTGCTGAGATCGAAGAAAATATTTCCAAAAAAGAAAAAACGCTTCAGTCTCTTGCCGAAAAACTTTCAAAAAACAGGAAAAAATCTATTCCTGTCTTTATTAAAAAAGCAGAAGGTCTTTTGAAAAAACTGGGACTTGAAAAAGCCAAAGTTGATATTGAACTTCAGGATACCCCGGATTTTAATGCATTCGGGAACGAAAATATCCAGTTGCTCTTTCAGGCCAATTCAGGGTTCCCCTTAAAACCAATTCAGACCGCTATTTCAGGAGGTGAAAGATCCAGAGTCATGCTTGCTGTGAAAAAAATCATTGCAGAAAGTGATGAGCTTCCAACCCTTATTCTTGATGAAATTGATACCGGAGTTTCAGGAAAAGTAGCCGAAGAAATCGGAAATCTGATGAGAGAAATGTCTGCAGATATGCAACTGATTGTAATTTCTCATCTTGCCCAGGTTGCGGCCAAAGGAAATAACAATTACAAAGTCGTAAAACATGATGTTTCCGGAAAAACACAGTCTACCATCATTCCTCTGAACGACGAAGAAAAACTAAACGAAATTGCCCAGCTTCTTTCCGGAAGCAAAATTACTGAGGCTGCACTGGCACAGGCAAAAGAATTAATTGGCTAA
- a CDS encoding DUF5687 family protein yields MFLKFLRLEIKSFFRGTSVGMNLAMKILRFIGILYFMACLAGGAFAAFYYVKEEMHQDPLKIVSKFLVAAWAVDLIIKYIWQEMSTQNIKPFLSMNIPRNMLVNYMLVKTFLSALGWLNSLFFITFSVIALFNGYSILGILAWFIGVSLLFYLNNFINILFNNKETVAIIIGGLFAAIGGLAYYNIVPVLSYSEKFIYSFYESPYFIIIPVVLFLGLWRICFKYVRKEFYLDQGLEAKKDFGKTENIAFLNKYGVIGTFINNDIKMLRRNKVTKGILIGSFFFLFYGMLMFTSTIYKTPAMMMFMGLFVTGGFQFLFGQRVPAFDSSYYPLMMTLNVPYKEYLKAKWWLINIVTAASIVIALFYVYFGWELYVTFFAAGLYNIGVNSQLTLWSGAFNKNQIDLNSKEKRIGQKNSFNLKSMLLLIPKMLLPMGVFALSKYFFGITAGVASIAVVGLVGFLFREKIFDIIVKQYKREKYSTLDAFKNKD; encoded by the coding sequence ATGTTTCTAAAGTTCCTCAGGCTTGAAATCAAAAGCTTTTTTCGTGGTACTTCCGTAGGAATGAATCTTGCCATGAAGATTCTTCGTTTTATAGGAATTCTATACTTTATGGCATGCCTGGCAGGAGGTGCTTTTGCCGCGTTTTATTATGTGAAGGAAGAAATGCATCAGGATCCTTTAAAAATTGTTTCAAAGTTTTTAGTCGCTGCATGGGCAGTAGACCTGATCATAAAGTACATCTGGCAGGAAATGTCTACCCAGAACATCAAACCCTTTCTCAGTATGAATATTCCCAGAAATATGCTGGTTAATTATATGCTTGTAAAGACCTTTCTTTCGGCATTAGGCTGGCTGAATTCTCTGTTCTTCATCACATTCTCTGTTATTGCTCTATTCAACGGGTATAGTATTTTAGGTATTTTGGCTTGGTTTATTGGGGTTTCTTTACTGTTTTACCTTAATAATTTCATCAATATACTTTTTAATAATAAAGAAACCGTTGCCATTATTATAGGCGGTCTGTTTGCAGCTATAGGCGGTCTTGCGTATTATAATATCGTACCTGTACTTTCTTACTCAGAAAAATTCATATATAGTTTCTACGAAAGCCCTTACTTTATAATAATTCCTGTTGTATTGTTTCTGGGATTGTGGAGAATCTGTTTTAAGTATGTCCGTAAAGAGTTTTACCTTGATCAGGGTCTGGAAGCCAAAAAAGATTTCGGAAAAACGGAAAATATTGCATTCTTAAATAAATATGGCGTTATCGGAACATTTATTAATAATGATATTAAAATGTTGAGACGTAATAAAGTAACAAAGGGAATTCTGATCGGAAGCTTCTTTTTCCTTTTTTACGGAATGCTGATGTTTACTTCTACAATATATAAAACACCTGCCATGATGATGTTTATGGGACTGTTTGTGACAGGAGGGTTTCAGTTTCTGTTTGGACAGAGAGTTCCGGCTTTTGACAGCTCATATTATCCGTTGATGATGACACTGAATGTTCCCTATAAAGAATATCTTAAAGCAAAATGGTGGCTGATTAATATTGTGACGGCAGCGTCCATTGTCATTGCATTATTTTACGTGTACTTCGGTTGGGAACTGTATGTAACATTTTTTGCAGCAGGATTATATAATATCGGAGTGAATTCCCAGCTTACACTTTGGTCCGGAGCATTTAATAAAAACCAGATCGACCTTAATTCAAAAGAAAAACGGATAGGGCAGAAAAACAGCTTTAATCTGAAATCAATGCTTTTGCTGATTCCTAAAATGCTGCTTCCGATGGGCGTTTTTGCACTGTCGAAATACTTTTTTGGAATTACGGCAGGAGTAGCAAGTATTGCCGTTGTAGGACTGGTAGGATTTTTATTCAGAGAAAAAATATTCGATATCATTGTAAAACAGTATAAAAGAGAAAAATACAGTACACTGGATGCATTTAAAAATAAAGACTAA
- a CDS encoding ABC transporter ATP-binding protein, with the protein MITINNLSKTYGTATVLNIEHLEIPNGETFGLVGNNGAGKTTLFSLMLDLIQPTTGFVSIDGIRVNESEAWKNKVSAFVDDTFLIGYLTPEEYFYFIGELRGQNKASIDEFLKPFHDFFNGEILNSGKYVRDLSKGNQKKVGIVGAVIGNPEIIILDEPFANLDPSTQIKLKNLIKELSKQDGVTFLISSHDLSHTTEVCNRIVVVNKGLLVKDIKTNPETLKDLEQYFADQVASPSAV; encoded by the coding sequence ATGATTACCATCAATAATTTATCTAAGACATACGGAACTGCTACAGTTCTTAATATAGAGCACCTTGAAATTCCTAACGGTGAAACTTTTGGACTGGTAGGAAATAACGGGGCAGGAAAGACCACTCTTTTCAGCCTTATGCTTGATCTGATCCAGCCTACAACTGGTTTTGTGAGTATTGACGGGATCAGGGTCAATGAGTCCGAAGCCTGGAAAAATAAAGTCTCAGCCTTCGTAGATGATACTTTCCTGATCGGTTATCTGACCCCTGAAGAATATTTCTATTTTATCGGTGAACTGAGAGGACAAAATAAAGCCTCCATAGATGAATTTCTGAAACCTTTCCATGATTTTTTCAACGGAGAGATTCTGAATTCAGGGAAATATGTCCGTGATTTATCAAAAGGAAACCAGAAAAAAGTAGGAATTGTAGGAGCCGTTATTGGAAATCCGGAGATTATTATCCTTGATGAACCTTTTGCCAACCTGGATCCTTCTACCCAGATCAAACTTAAAAATTTAATTAAAGAACTCTCCAAACAGGACGGTGTTACTTTTCTGATCTCAAGCCATGATCTTTCACACACCACAGAAGTCTGCAACAGAATTGTCGTGGTCAACAAAGGACTGCTTGTAAAAGATATCAAGACCAATCCGGAAACATTAAAGGACCTCGAACAGTATTTTGCAGATCAGGTTGCTTCGCCTTCTGCTGTTTAA
- a CDS encoding Dyp-type peroxidase, with the protein MSIESQNVTDYPNSNTIFMVWQLHESPTLKDAFQQLCALVLNLNNSVFNRFPDSRASCVMGIGGEAWKKLELPTPLPKELAVFEEIKGVKHTAVSTPGDLHFHLRADNKSLIFDMAIEISKLLSPVAESILEIHGFKYWDARSILGFVDGTENPHGEDRDYFAKIGDEDLQYKGGSYLFVQKYIHNMDAWKSLSSEEQEKVIGRSKENDIEMSDAVKPSNSHIALANIEGENGEELKIVRDNMPFGSPSSNEFGTYFIAYASTFSTTKKMLTNMFIGDPPGNYDRILDFSTAVTGTLFFVPTRNMLDEFSG; encoded by the coding sequence ATGAGCATAGAATCACAAAATGTCACGGATTATCCCAACAGCAACACTATTTTTATGGTGTGGCAACTTCATGAAAGTCCGACCCTGAAAGATGCTTTTCAACAGCTTTGTGCTTTAGTTCTCAATCTTAATAATTCCGTTTTCAACAGATTTCCGGACAGCAGGGCAAGTTGTGTCATGGGAATTGGTGGTGAAGCCTGGAAAAAGCTGGAACTCCCAACACCGCTACCTAAAGAACTGGCCGTTTTTGAAGAAATTAAAGGAGTAAAGCATACCGCAGTTTCTACGCCAGGAGACCTTCATTTTCACTTAAGAGCGGATAATAAAAGCCTTATTTTTGATATGGCGATTGAAATCTCAAAACTATTAAGCCCTGTTGCTGAAAGTATTCTTGAGATCCATGGATTCAAATATTGGGATGCCCGTTCTATTCTCGGTTTTGTAGACGGAACAGAAAATCCGCACGGAGAAGACCGTGATTATTTTGCAAAAATAGGAGATGAAGACCTGCAGTATAAAGGAGGAAGCTATTTATTCGTTCAGAAATATATCCACAATATGGACGCCTGGAAAAGCCTTTCCTCGGAAGAGCAGGAAAAAGTAATAGGAAGGTCTAAAGAAAATGATATTGAAATGTCTGATGCTGTAAAGCCGTCCAATTCTCACATTGCTCTAGCCAATATTGAAGGTGAAAACGGGGAGGAGCTTAAGATTGTAAGAGATAATATGCCTTTCGGAAGTCCCTCTTCCAATGAATTCGGAACTTATTTTATTGCTTATGCCAGTACGTTCAGCACAACGAAGAAAATGCTGACCAATATGTTCATCGGAGATCCGCCGGGGAATTATGATAGAATTTTAGACTTCAGCACTGCAGTTACCGGAACACTTTTCTTTGTTCCTACCAGAAATATGCTGGATGAATTTTCGGGATAA
- a CDS encoding bacteriocin-like protein encodes MKNLKKFNRTSLKEVFGGAVIPRCPPNWYLTQYNGYYACCTVPTDNPCQGMCMVHVDMCAVPIQEDPI; translated from the coding sequence ATGAAAAATCTAAAAAAATTCAACAGAACTAGCCTGAAAGAAGTATTTGGAGGGGCTGTTATTCCACGCTGCCCTCCTAACTGGTATCTTACCCAGTACAACGGCTATTATGCGTGCTGCACTGTTCCTACAGACAATCCGTGTCAGGGAATGTGTATGGTGCATGTTGATATGTGTGCAGTTCCGATACAGGAAGATCCTATTTAA
- the fumC gene encoding class II fumarate hydratase, with protein MNYRIEKDTMGEVQVPADKFWGAQTERSRNNFKIGPEGSMPHEIIEAFAYLKKAAAYTNTDLGVLPAEKRDMIAKVCEEILEGKLNDQFPLVIWQTGSGTQSNMNINEVVSNRAHVNNGGTLGGHSEIHPNDDVNKSQSSNDTYPTAMHIAAYKKVVEVTIPAVEKLKNTIAAKAEAFKDIVKIGRTHLMDATPLTLGQEFSGYRAQLEFGLRALKNTLPHLSELALGGTAVGTGLNTPNGYDVKVAEYIAKFTDHPFVTAENKFEALAAHDAIVESHGALKQLAVSLFKIAQDIRLLASGPRSGIGEIHIPENEPGSSIMPGKVNPTQNEALTMVCAQVLGNDTTISFAGTQGNYELNVFKPVMAYNFLQSAQLIADACISFNDHCAEGIEPNHERIKELVDKSLMLVTALNTHIGYENAAKIAKTAHKNGTTLKEEAVNLGFLTAEQFDEWVKPEDMVGSLK; from the coding sequence ATGAATTACAGAATCGAAAAAGACACTATGGGAGAGGTTCAGGTGCCTGCAGACAAGTTTTGGGGGGCACAGACTGAGCGTTCAAGAAATAATTTTAAAATCGGGCCTGAAGGTTCTATGCCTCACGAAATCATTGAAGCTTTTGCTTATTTAAAGAAAGCAGCAGCCTATACAAACACTGATCTTGGTGTTCTTCCTGCAGAAAAAAGAGATATGATCGCTAAGGTATGTGAAGAGATCTTAGAAGGAAAACTCAATGATCAATTTCCATTAGTAATCTGGCAGACGGGTTCAGGAACACAGTCGAATATGAATATCAATGAAGTTGTTTCCAACAGAGCTCACGTTAATAACGGCGGAACTTTAGGTGGCCACTCTGAAATTCATCCTAATGATGATGTGAATAAATCTCAGTCTTCCAATGACACGTATCCAACCGCAATGCATATTGCTGCCTATAAAAAGGTGGTAGAAGTAACAATTCCGGCTGTTGAAAAATTAAAAAATACCATTGCAGCCAAAGCAGAAGCTTTTAAAGATATTGTAAAGATCGGGAGAACCCATCTTATGGATGCTACTCCACTTACTCTCGGACAGGAATTTTCAGGATACAGAGCTCAGCTTGAATTTGGTTTAAGGGCTTTAAAAAATACGCTTCCTCACCTTTCTGAACTTGCTTTAGGCGGAACTGCCGTAGGTACCGGATTGAATACTCCGAATGGTTATGATGTAAAAGTAGCTGAGTATATTGCTAAGTTTACAGATCATCCTTTCGTAACGGCTGAGAATAAATTTGAAGCTTTAGCGGCTCATGATGCTATTGTAGAGTCTCACGGAGCTTTAAAACAACTGGCTGTTTCCTTATTTAAAATAGCTCAGGATATCAGATTACTGGCTTCGGGACCGCGTTCCGGAATCGGGGAAATCCATATTCCTGAAAATGAGCCGGGATCTTCTATTATGCCTGGGAAAGTAAATCCTACACAAAATGAGGCCTTGACAATGGTTTGCGCTCAGGTTTTAGGAAATGACACAACTATTTCTTTTGCTGGAACACAGGGTAATTATGAACTGAATGTATTCAAACCTGTTATGGCTTACAACTTTCTGCAGTCTGCTCAATTGATCGCGGATGCGTGTATTTCTTTCAATGATCATTGTGCAGAAGGTATTGAACCGAACCATGAGAGAATTAAAGAACTGGTAGATAAATCGTTAATGCTTGTTACTGCTTTAAACACTCATATCGGGTATGAAAATGCAGCAAAAATTGCAAAAACAGCTCACAAGAATGGAACGACTTTAAAAGAAGAGGCTGTAAATCTTGGCTTTTTAACTGCTGAGCAGTTTGATGAATGGGTGAAGCCGGAAGATATGGTAGGAAGCCTTAAATAA
- a CDS encoding fumarate hydratase has translation MDFRYQDPYPIQKDDTVYKKLTSDYVKVEKLGDREILTIDPKALELLAEEAMADVSFMLRSSHLESLRKIIDDPEATDNDRFVAYNLLQNAAVAVEGALPSCQDTGTAIVMGKKGESVYTGVDDGEFLSKGIYNTYQKRNLRYSQVVPLTMFEEKNSGSNLPAQIDIYAKKGDYYEFLFLTKGGGSANKTFLYQKTKSLLNEKSLEAFVKERISDLGTAACPPYHLALVIGGTSAEANLAAVKKASAKYYDNLPTEGNEGGQAFRDLEWEAKVQKICQESAIGAQFGGKYLTHDVRVIRLPRHAASCPVGMGVSCSADRNIKGKITKDGIFLEQLEENPKRFLPDTPPHLEEAVEINLNKPMPEILAELSKYPIKTRLKLNGTLIVARDIAHAKIKEIIDSGQPIPEYFKNHPIYYAGPAKTPEGMASGSFGPTTAGRMDVYVDEFQSHGGSMIMLAKGNRSKDVTNACGKYGGFYLGSIGGPAAILAKDNIVSVDIVDFPELGMEAVRKIEVKDFPAFIITDDKGNDFFANLAH, from the coding sequence ATGGATTTTAGATATCAGGATCCGTATCCGATCCAGAAAGATGATACGGTGTATAAAAAATTGACATCAGACTATGTAAAGGTTGAAAAATTAGGAGACAGAGAGATTCTGACCATTGATCCGAAGGCACTGGAGCTTTTGGCCGAAGAAGCTATGGCTGATGTTTCTTTCATGCTGCGTTCTTCTCACCTGGAAAGTCTTAGAAAAATTATCGATGATCCGGAAGCTACAGATAATGACAGATTCGTAGCCTATAACCTGTTGCAGAATGCTGCGGTAGCTGTTGAAGGAGCACTTCCTTCATGCCAGGATACGGGTACGGCCATTGTGATGGGGAAAAAGGGAGAAAGTGTATACACCGGAGTTGATGATGGCGAGTTTTTAAGCAAAGGAATTTACAATACCTATCAGAAAAGAAACCTTAGATATTCTCAGGTCGTTCCTTTGACCATGTTTGAAGAAAAAAACTCAGGATCAAACCTTCCGGCACAAATTGATATTTATGCTAAAAAAGGAGATTACTACGAGTTTTTATTTTTAACGAAAGGAGGAGGATCTGCCAATAAAACATTCTTATATCAAAAGACAAAATCATTATTGAATGAAAAGTCTCTTGAAGCATTTGTTAAAGAAAGAATTTCAGACCTTGGAACCGCTGCATGTCCGCCTTATCACCTGGCACTTGTTATTGGAGGAACTTCTGCTGAAGCGAATCTGGCTGCCGTGAAAAAAGCATCTGCAAAATATTACGATAACCTTCCGACAGAAGGAAATGAAGGAGGACAGGCATTCAGAGACCTTGAATGGGAAGCTAAAGTTCAGAAGATCTGCCAGGAAAGTGCAATCGGAGCCCAGTTTGGAGGAAAATACCTTACCCATGACGTAAGAGTAATCAGACTTCCGCGTCACGCAGCTTCTTGTCCGGTAGGAATGGGGGTTTCATGTTCTGCAGACAGAAATATCAAAGGTAAAATCACGAAAGACGGTATTTTCCTTGAGCAGCTTGAAGAAAATCCAAAAAGATTTTTACCCGATACACCACCACATCTGGAAGAGGCTGTGGAAATCAATTTGAACAAACCAATGCCGGAAATATTGGCTGAGTTATCAAAATATCCAATCAAAACACGATTAAAATTAAACGGAACGCTGATCGTTGCCAGAGATATTGCGCATGCAAAAATCAAAGAGATCATCGACAGTGGGCAACCCATTCCGGAATATTTTAAAAACCACCCGATCTACTATGCAGGGCCCGCAAAAACTCCGGAAGGAATGGCTTCGGGAAGTTTCGGACCTACAACAGCCGGAAGAATGGATGTCTATGTTGACGAATTCCAGAGCCATGGCGGGAGTATGATTATGCTGGCCAAAGGAAACAGAAGCAAGGACGTTACCAATGCCTGTGGTAAATATGGAGGTTTTTATCTGGGATCCATCGGAGGTCCGGCTGCTATTCTTGCCAAAGACAATATCGTATCCGTAGATATCGTAGATTTCCCTGAATTAGGAATGGAAGCCGTAAGAAAAATTGAGGTAAAAGACTTCCCTGCATTCATCATTACGGATGATAAAGGCAACGATTTTTTTGCAAATCTTGCTCACTAA
- a CDS encoding helix-turn-helix transcriptional regulator encodes MKNLSRNGLLFSSENIQIIMQENQHPEKFSKLNMIESRASFNLLFLLSPNIKLEAHDCETKFLFRKNQYILHYSPQENTAELWTENQETIKYFQIQINYQYIFNLIDPESSKENADILENMIRNNYIFLHKETPPYMTVEMHMILKELISYSKKGMMQRLFVEAKIIKLLILIFEQFNEKNVLQAEPGTSFVIKKFIDENYHKNIRAEDIGKLTGINQNKIRKEFKAQYQMTVADYISELRMLKAKKMIIDKGIMIKEIAIECGYEYVQNFTRAFKKKFGVSPEKLRNG; translated from the coding sequence ATGAAGAATCTATCCAGAAACGGATTGCTGTTCAGCTCAGAAAACATACAGATCATCATGCAGGAAAACCAGCATCCTGAAAAGTTTTCAAAATTAAATATGATTGAAAGCAGGGCAAGTTTCAACCTTCTTTTTCTGCTGAGCCCCAATATAAAACTAGAGGCTCATGACTGTGAAACCAAATTTCTATTCAGAAAGAATCAATATATTCTTCATTATTCTCCGCAGGAAAATACAGCAGAACTCTGGACGGAGAATCAGGAAACGATCAAATATTTTCAGATCCAGATCAATTATCAATATATTTTTAATCTTATCGATCCTGAATCCAGCAAGGAAAATGCAGATATTCTGGAGAATATGATCAGGAACAATTATATTTTTCTTCATAAGGAAACGCCTCCGTATATGACCGTAGAAATGCATATGATCTTAAAAGAGCTGATCAGTTATTCAAAAAAAGGGATGATGCAGAGATTATTTGTGGAGGCTAAGATCATTAAACTTCTCATTCTTATTTTTGAACAGTTCAATGAAAAAAACGTGTTACAGGCTGAACCGGGAACTTCTTTTGTGATCAAAAAGTTTATTGATGAAAATTATCACAAGAATATCCGGGCAGAAGATATCGGAAAACTCACAGGAATCAATCAGAATAAGATCCGGAAAGAATTTAAGGCCCAGTATCAAATGACGGTAGCCGATTATATTTCTGAACTGAGAATGCTGAAAGCGAAAAAAATGATCATCGACAAAGGGATTATGATCAAAGAGATTGCGATTGAATGCGGCTATGAGTATGTCCAGAATTTCACCCGGGCATTCAAGAAAAAGTTTGGAGTTTCACCGGAAAAACTGAGAAACGGATAA